A part of Cannabis sativa cultivar Pink pepper isolate KNU-18-1 chromosome 6, ASM2916894v1, whole genome shotgun sequence genomic DNA contains:
- the LOC133039509 gene encoding uncharacterized protein LOC133039509 produces MAQASNNGGVGGVDNTFRKKFDREEYLEKAREREKQEAEGKSKSKSKGPPVQRKPLKHRDYEVDLESRLGKTQVSFYVYSISIQ; encoded by the exons ATGGCTCAAGCCAGCAACAAT GGTGGTGTTGGAGGAGTTGATAACACTTTTAGAAAGAAATTTGATCGCGAAGAGTACCTGGAAAAAGCTCGGGAGCGCGAAAAACAG gaggCTGAAGGTAAATCCAAATCCAAAT CTAAAGGTCCTCCTGTACAAAGAAAGCCATTGAAGCATAGAGATTATGAAGTGGACCTTGAATCTCGTTTGGGTAAAACTCAAGTAAGTTTCTATGTATATTCTATCTCTATCCAATGA